One window of Hujiaoplasma nucleasis genomic DNA carries:
- a CDS encoding single-stranded DNA-binding protein, whose amino-acid sequence MNQLILVGRIVEDPELTVLDNGTKVSTVTLAVKRGFKSGENNQYETDFFKCTLWSGIAEATVNYCKKGHTVGVKARIQQTHFVQNEKKVFSYPEIIVEKITFINKPKNQEE is encoded by the coding sequence ATGAATCAATTAATATTAGTTGGAAGAATTGTTGAAGATCCAGAACTTACTGTTTTGGATAATGGAACCAAAGTATCTACTGTAACATTGGCTGTAAAAAGAGGTTTTAAAAGTGGTGAAAACAACCAATATGAAACAGATTTCTTTAAATGTACTTTGTGGAGTGGTATTGCAGAAGCTACAGTTAATTATTGTAAAAAGGGCCATACTGTAGGTGTTAAGGCAAGAATTCAACAAACCCATTTTGTACAAAATGAGAAAAAAGTATTTTCATATCCAGAAATCATTGTAGAAAAGATAACATTTATAAACAAGCCTAAAAATCAAGAAGAATAA
- a CDS encoding DUF3137 domain-containing protein, producing the protein MDNQKAIDSFNLRKKKVEKQYMIAFLFIALGGIALFLTYNQNSNLNFIPMILFAGGIIYFIIGASAFSKLKKEFKKDFLKNIFSVLIPGIEYSPHIGLNPMDVYATEFLKKADRFHSEDYLSGKIDDIDFISSDVRLEERRVRHTKNGTQVYYVPYFVGRVFKFDFHKELVGHMQVLESGRPLSRRPFNKVELESIDFNKKFNVFAEEELTAFYILTPDIMEAIFALERRYPGNISFSFSDQQMYLGINNNKNTFELQLFKPLSLEAIQEFEKDLLVVKDVIHSLKLNNSIFKKREDL; encoded by the coding sequence ATGGATAATCAAAAAGCTATCGATTCATTTAATTTAAGAAAGAAAAAAGTTGAAAAGCAATACATGATTGCTTTCTTATTTATTGCTTTAGGGGGTATTGCTTTATTTTTAACCTATAATCAAAATTCCAATTTAAATTTTATTCCTATGATTTTATTTGCAGGTGGTATTATATATTTTATTATTGGCGCTAGTGCTTTTTCAAAACTAAAGAAAGAATTTAAAAAGGATTTTCTTAAAAATATTTTTAGTGTTTTAATACCTGGTATTGAGTATTCACCTCATATAGGTTTAAATCCTATGGATGTATATGCAACTGAGTTTTTAAAAAAGGCTGATCGTTTTCATTCAGAAGATTATTTAAGTGGAAAAATTGATGATATTGACTTTATTTCATCTGATGTTCGTTTAGAAGAAAGAAGAGTTAGACATACTAAAAACGGAACTCAAGTTTACTATGTACCTTATTTTGTTGGTAGAGTCTTTAAATTTGATTTTCATAAAGAACTTGTGGGACACATGCAAGTTTTAGAAAGTGGACGACCTTTATCTAGAAGACCTTTTAACAAAGTTGAGTTAGAATCTATTGATTTTAATAAGAAATTTAATGTTTTCGCTGAAGAAGAATTAACTGCTTTTTATATATTGACACCTGATATCATGGAAGCAATCTTTGCTTTAGAGCGTCGATATCCTGGTAATATAAGCTTTTCTTTTTCTGACCAACAAATGTACTTAGGTATTAATAATAATAAGAATACCTTTGAATTACAGTTGTTTAAACCATTATCATTAGAAGCTATTCAAGAATTTGAGAAAGACTTATTGGTTGTTAAAGATGTCATTCATTCTTTAAAACTTAATAATAGTATATTTAAGAAAAGGGAGGATTTATAA
- a CDS encoding thymidylate synthase, with translation MKEYLNLLSYILENGRQKEDRTNTGIISTFGYQMRFDLNKGFPLVTTKKIHLKSVIHELLWFINGDTNIQYLVKNGVRIWNDWPYQIFKDSSEYQGESMKEFIDKIISDNSFARNYGDLGPVYGKQWRDFNGVDQLYNVIDSIKNNPNSRRHIVTSWNPEDIDKMALPPCHMIYQFYVVDDQLSLHLYQRSADAFLGVPFNIASYALLLMMVAKITGLKAHEFVHTIGDAHIYLNHVDQVKEQISREPFELPQMLIHRTPSHIEDFKYDDFELVNYKHHPHIKGKVAV, from the coding sequence ATGAAAGAATATTTAAATTTATTATCATATATACTTGAAAACGGTAGACAGAAAGAAGATCGTACCAATACAGGTATAATTTCTACATTTGGATATCAAATGCGTTTTGATTTAAATAAAGGTTTTCCTTTGGTTACAACAAAAAAAATACATTTAAAATCAGTTATCCATGAGTTGTTATGGTTTATTAACGGTGACACCAATATTCAATATTTAGTAAAAAATGGTGTTAGAATTTGGAATGATTGGCCTTATCAAATTTTTAAAGATTCTAGTGAATACCAAGGCGAATCAATGAAAGAATTTATTGATAAAATTATTTCTGATAATAGTTTTGCAAGAAATTATGGTGATTTAGGTCCTGTATACGGTAAACAATGGCGTGATTTTAATGGTGTTGACCAATTGTATAATGTTATCGACTCTATTAAAAATAATCCAAATTCAAGAAGACATATCGTAACAAGTTGGAATCCTGAAGATATAGATAAAATGGCTTTACCTCCGTGCCACATGATTTATCAATTCTACGTAGTTGATGATCAACTTTCTCTTCATTTATATCAAAGAAGCGCAGATGCTTTTTTAGGTGTTCCTTTTAATATTGCATCTTATGCGCTCTTATTAATGATGGTTGCTAAAATTACAGGTTTGAAGGCTCATGAATTTGTTCATACGATTGGTGATGCTCATATATATTTGAACCATGTTGATCAAGTTAAAGAACAAATTAGTAGGGAACCATTTGAATTGCCTCAGATGCTAATTCATAGGACTCCTAGTCATATTGAAGATTTCAAATATGATGATTTTGAGTTGGTAAATTATAAACATCATCCTCATATTAAGGGTAAGGTAGCAGTATAA
- a CDS encoding chromate transporter has translation MYLTLFWTFFKIGLFTFGGGYAMIPFIHRFGVDKYQWITEDEFLNIITIAESTPGPIAINSATYIGHKVKGIRGSIAATIGVALPSVIIIILIAAFFMQFKENPHVEYAFKGVRIGVSVLVLNAAIRMYKKLDKHWISYFLIGVGFIILLFHFFSVIYVIMIGGAVGIIYQLLTVRGDTNGNLS, from the coding sequence ATGTACTTAACATTATTTTGGACATTTTTTAAGATTGGCTTGTTCACCTTTGGTGGTGGTTATGCCATGATACCATTTATTCATCGATTTGGCGTAGATAAATATCAATGGATTACTGAAGATGAATTTTTAAATATTATTACGATTGCTGAATCTACGCCTGGGCCTATAGCAATAAATTCAGCCACTTATATTGGCCATAAGGTCAAAGGTATAAGAGGTAGTATTGCGGCTACTATTGGTGTAGCATTACCATCTGTAATTATTATTATTTTAATTGCTGCTTTTTTTATGCAGTTCAAAGAAAATCCTCATGTAGAATATGCTTTTAAAGGGGTTAGAATTGGCGTTTCAGTCCTTGTTTTAAATGCAGCAATAAGAATGTATAAAAAGTTGGATAAACATTGGATAAGTTACTTTTTAATTGGAGTAGGATTTATAATACTCTTATTCCATTTCTTTTCTGTGATTTATGTTATTATGATTGGTGGTGCTGTAGGCATCATCTACCAATTACTTACAGTTCGAGGTGATACTAATGGAAATCTTTCTTAA
- a CDS encoding S1C family serine protease, giving the protein MTNKKIKSILLILTLFFTLFMGSCSYFIPQTNQQILNATYSGEFYSYEDYSQLPIYVSETYSLNSIDQYNQILLNTKEHVVKSTISIKTTISTGFNDDIISGSGFIYQADESYYYAVTNHHVIENSNVSSPSFATIKFEVKTYEDTSYHEAEVLISNKDLDLAILRFEKNNRQSVEFINISQRLGYRMKADELVMAVGNPLRFYNNVSIGKFVRISLIENVDFIVIEHNAEIDEGSSGGALVDVDGNLIGINTWGSDDGTKSFAIPSFVLYNFISSNNLINE; this is encoded by the coding sequence ATGACTAATAAGAAGATTAAATCAATATTGCTAATTTTAACACTCTTCTTCACCTTATTTATGGGATCGTGTTCTTATTTTATTCCCCAAACCAACCAACAGATTCTCAATGCTACTTATTCAGGAGAATTTTATAGTTACGAAGATTACAGTCAATTACCAATATATGTTTCAGAAACATACAGCTTAAATAGTATTGATCAATATAATCAAATATTATTAAATACTAAAGAACATGTTGTGAAATCAACCATTTCAATTAAAACAACTATATCTACAGGTTTTAATGATGATATTATTTCTGGTTCAGGCTTTATATATCAAGCTGATGAATCATATTATTATGCAGTCACGAATCATCATGTTATTGAAAATTCTAATGTTTCATCTCCAAGTTTTGCAACCATAAAATTCGAAGTTAAAACTTACGAGGATACTTCTTATCATGAAGCTGAAGTCTTAATATCAAATAAAGATCTTGATTTAGCAATCTTGAGATTTGAAAAAAACAATCGACAAAGTGTTGAATTTATAAATATTTCTCAAAGACTTGGCTATAGAATGAAAGCTGATGAGCTTGTAATGGCTGTTGGTAATCCATTAAGATTTTACAATAATGTATCGATAGGGAAGTTTGTTCGAATTTCTTTGATAGAAAATGTTGATTTTATTGTTATAGAACATAATGCTGAAATTGATGAAGGATCAAGTGGTGGTGCCCTTGTCGATGTGGATGGGAATTTAATAGGTATTAATACCTGGGGATCTGACGATGGAACCAAATCATTTGCTATTCCAAGCTTTGTTCTTTACAATTTTATATCTTCTAATAATCTAATTAATGAGTAA
- a CDS encoding TetR/AcrR family transcriptional regulator, with protein MSKDKTQLLLENKKVFEETLNEFSSKPYELASVNEIIKRSHYNKGSFYYRFKDKYELYVSILDYVFVQQIDLFNKTSFDLTTNNHINAILHALFNNLLNLYKLDSRFYHLVIRFYNEKTDFVSSTLEVSVPSLYERFIKKLNHIGSFNDSQMIIIESIYKNLPIEKLLNQDIRLEEMINQLSNDKYKNDKIEIDSEDKYLDLHHFKDKFNYFITDNDFNNSLNEVFIVNDFLFEESKIKRLIKRKTFQLKFDVRRILKKYINKPIFNGIFLKNILESEDYVNIVKDDTLRNIFYTLIYGIIDLNEILVINHMISDLNDKQRDILFNKILPINGQLTKILIIDKVLVFNGCLNSFYMKDDLTGVKKYHMNDLSVQYQNKYYIKYIIDGVYSSDYFDSIDGFVKNHTNSEIKILEVKTVHELAYHQIKELVNKI; from the coding sequence ATGAGTAAAGATAAAACACAATTATTATTGGAAAATAAGAAGGTTTTTGAAGAAACACTTAATGAATTTAGTTCAAAACCTTATGAATTGGCTTCAGTCAATGAGATTATTAAAAGAAGTCATTATAATAAAGGGAGTTTTTACTATAGATTTAAGGATAAGTATGAATTATATGTATCAATATTAGATTATGTTTTTGTCCAGCAAATCGATTTGTTTAATAAAACTTCTTTTGATTTAACAACCAATAATCACATTAACGCTATTCTGCATGCCTTGTTTAATAATCTATTAAATCTTTATAAACTTGATTCTAGATTTTACCATTTGGTTATTAGGTTTTATAATGAGAAAACTGATTTTGTTTCTTCAACTCTTGAAGTCTCAGTGCCTTCATTGTATGAGCGATTTATAAAAAAATTGAATCATATAGGTTCTTTTAATGATTCTCAAATGATTATCATTGAATCTATATATAAAAACCTTCCTATTGAGAAATTACTTAATCAAGATATTAGATTAGAAGAAATGATTAATCAATTATCCAATGACAAGTATAAAAATGATAAAATTGAAATAGACAGTGAAGACAAATATCTTGATTTACACCACTTTAAAGACAAATTTAATTATTTTATCACTGATAATGATTTTAATAATTCTTTAAATGAAGTATTTATTGTAAATGATTTCTTATTTGAGGAAAGCAAGATAAAAAGACTGATCAAAAGAAAGACTTTTCAATTAAAATTTGATGTTAGAAGAATATTAAAGAAATATATAAATAAACCTATTTTTAATGGTATATTTTTAAAAAACATACTTGAATCTGAAGATTATGTCAATATTGTTAAAGATGATACCTTAAGGAATATCTTTTATACTCTGATTTATGGTATTATTGATTTAAATGAAATTCTTGTTATAAATCATATGATTAGTGATTTAAACGATAAGCAAAGAGATATCTTATTCAATAAAATTTTACCTATAAATGGGCAACTAACAAAGATACTAATAATTGATAAAGTCCTAGTGTTTAATGGTTGTCTAAATTCATTTTATATGAAAGATGATCTTACAGGCGTTAAGAAGTATCATATGAATGATTTATCAGTTCAATATCAAAACAAGTATTATATTAAATATATAATAGATGGTGTATATTCTTCAGATTATTTTGATTCTATTGACGGTTTTGTTAAAAATCATACAAATAGTGAAATAAAAATACTTGAGGTAAAGACCGTACATGAACTTGCTTATCATCAAATTAAAGAGCTGGTGAATAAAATATGA
- a CDS encoding dihydrofolate reductase, whose product MIALVLAMDVHGLIGQNNDLPWHYPEDLKYFKELTLNKNVLMGRKTYDSIFNRLGKALPNRQNYVASRHNKPIKDVQLVNDIHSFIKDFKDDLYIIGGKEIFEQSKEYAEYIYITYIKHLYQGDTFINFDYSQFNMKIIKETSDLIFTVYERN is encoded by the coding sequence ATGATTGCTTTAGTCTTAGCCATGGATGTTCATGGACTTATTGGTCAAAATAATGATTTGCCTTGGCATTATCCCGAAGATTTAAAGTATTTTAAAGAACTTACTCTAAATAAGAATGTTCTAATGGGAAGAAAAACTTATGATTCTATTTTTAATAGACTTGGAAAAGCTTTGCCAAATAGACAAAACTATGTAGCTAGCAGGCATAATAAACCTATTAAAGATGTTCAACTGGTTAATGATATTCATTCTTTTATAAAAGATTTTAAAGATGATTTATATATAATTGGTGGCAAAGAAATATTTGAGCAAAGCAAGGAATACGCTGAATATATTTATATTACTTACATTAAACATTTGTATCAAGGAGATACTTTCATTAACTTTGATTATAGTCAGTTTAATATGAAGATTATTAAAGAAACTAGTGATTTAATTTTCACTGTCTATGAAAGGAACTAA
- a CDS encoding LemA family protein — MLVNQIGGGIIAIIIIAVIILMIVVWYISTMNKLRQLELKVQEAESGIDVALTKRFDMLSKMLDTTKGYAKHEAETLEKIVKWRSGVPDNATLEEKAEFQAQMDRVAQGINVVVEKYPDLKANTVFIELQQSIRNAEEHLQAARRLYNANVTKINHIIVTFPQSIVANKINMTKKPYFEAEDRKREDVKMDF; from the coding sequence ATGTTAGTGAACCAAATAGGTGGAGGAATTATCGCAATCATCATTATTGCAGTTATTATTTTAATGATTGTTGTATGGTATATATCTACCATGAACAAATTAAGACAGTTAGAACTAAAAGTCCAAGAAGCAGAATCAGGAATTGATGTTGCATTAACTAAAAGATTTGATATGCTTTCTAAAATGCTTGATACAACCAAGGGTTATGCAAAGCATGAGGCTGAGACATTAGAAAAAATTGTCAAATGGAGATCCGGAGTTCCTGATAATGCTACTTTAGAAGAGAAAGCTGAATTCCAAGCTCAAATGGACAGGGTTGCTCAAGGAATCAATGTCGTTGTAGAGAAATATCCTGATTTAAAAGCCAATACTGTCTTTATTGAGTTGCAACAATCAATTAGAAATGCTGAAGAACATTTGCAAGCTGCTAGAAGACTTTATAATGCTAATGTTACTAAAATTAATCATATTATTGTGACATTCCCTCAAAGTATTGTTGCTAATAAAATTAATATGACTAAAAAGCCATATTTTGAAGCAGAAGATCGCAAACGCGAAGATGTAAAGATGGATTTTTAA
- a CDS encoding bifunctional metallophosphatase/5'-nucleotidase — protein MKKKILSIIMMVISFFVLIACNTVINDTNTTNEFTNENTTELVTSEEPTSLQPTTEEISTDIPTNLPTDPTTEEVTEEPTTEVPTEEPTTLQPTTSEPTTEFPTEEPTQVTTEEPTSSDPIVEINLFSINDFHGGAYTGMDMMSRVGYYLKNFEGNHLEISNGDIFQGSALSNYYQGRILVDILNEAGFDGFTIGNHEFDWGIDIIGNYQDNDDTNGELNHPILAANIVYEDTGLPLEFTLPYMIEEFEGVRVGVIGLIGSVMNSIAASRTENILFLDPVDTAAQYASELRENHDVDIVVVYIHQGSEENTEFANLSGSSRIDAMFNAHTHQLEASYVSRALTDMPYAQMNNYDSSLVHISLTYDKNLNRIIDFSSNIIENDQMIISDSIIDQIILEYSTNTEYTTYINEVLTISEGNYYRNDMAQWGASVIRDYAGVDVGATNAGGFRVSMEAGQVTMGDLMTIYPFDNVIKTSEMTGQQLTDFYLEVIQYNSDVVFDDGLYYNYASNQLFIDGGPIVLNQYYTVGAVDYIFDKTYYDFLEGQNIRQTIYFMRDLLVLDLKNATDGFNPSDGSHY, from the coding sequence ATGAAAAAGAAAATTTTATCAATCATAATGATGGTTATATCATTCTTTGTATTAATAGCTTGTAACACTGTCATCAATGATACAAATACCACTAATGAATTTACAAATGAAAATACGACTGAATTAGTTACAAGTGAAGAACCTACAAGTCTTCAGCCAACAACTGAAGAGATTAGTACTGATATCCCTACTAATCTACCAACTGACCCTACTACTGAGGAAGTAACTGAAGAACCTACAACAGAAGTACCAACAGAAGAACCAACGACTCTTCAACCTACAACAAGTGAACCGACAACTGAGTTTCCTACAGAAGAGCCTACTCAAGTAACAACAGAAGAACCAACAAGTTCAGATCCTATCGTTGAAATTAACTTATTTTCTATTAATGATTTTCATGGAGGAGCTTATACTGGCATGGATATGATGTCAAGAGTTGGTTATTATCTTAAAAATTTTGAGGGTAATCATCTTGAAATATCAAATGGCGATATATTTCAAGGTTCTGCTTTAAGTAACTATTATCAAGGAAGAATATTAGTTGATATATTAAATGAAGCTGGTTTTGATGGTTTTACCATAGGTAACCATGAATTTGATTGGGGCATTGATATCATTGGTAATTATCAAGATAATGATGATACTAATGGCGAGTTAAATCATCCGATTTTAGCAGCTAATATTGTTTATGAAGATACAGGACTACCTCTAGAATTTACCCTTCCATATATGATTGAAGAATTTGAAGGCGTACGTGTAGGTGTTATTGGTCTAATTGGTTCAGTTATGAATTCAATTGCTGCTTCAAGAACTGAAAACATTTTATTTTTAGATCCTGTAGATACCGCAGCTCAATATGCAAGTGAGTTAAGAGAAAATCATGATGTTGATATTGTGGTAGTATATATTCATCAAGGCTCTGAAGAAAACACTGAATTTGCTAATCTATCGGGTTCATCTAGAATAGACGCTATGTTTAATGCCCATACCCATCAATTAGAAGCATCATATGTTAGTCGTGCATTAACAGATATGCCTTATGCACAAATGAACAATTATGATTCATCTTTAGTACATATTTCATTAACTTATGATAAAAATTTGAATAGAATTATAGATTTTTCATCAAATATTATAGAGAATGACCAAATGATTATATCAGATTCTATTATTGATCAAATTATTCTAGAATATTCTACCAATACCGAATATACAACTTATATTAACGAAGTCTTAACCATTTCTGAAGGTAATTATTATCGTAACGATATGGCCCAATGGGGAGCTTCAGTTATCAGAGACTATGCAGGCGTAGATGTTGGAGCAACCAATGCAGGTGGCTTTAGAGTATCTATGGAAGCTGGTCAAGTAACTATGGGGGATTTAATGACAATATATCCATTTGATAATGTTATTAAAACTTCAGAAATGACTGGTCAACAATTAACTGATTTTTATCTGGAAGTTATTCAATATAACTCTGATGTCGTTTTCGATGATGGTTTATATTATAATTATGCTTCTAATCAATTATTTATTGATGGTGGTCCAATTGTATTAAACCAATATTATACCGTTGGGGCTGTAGATTATATTTTCGATAAGACTTATTATGATTTTCTTGAAGGTCAAAATATTAGACAAACAATTTATTTTATGAGAGATTTATTGGTTTTAGATTTAAAGAATGCAACTGATGGTTTTAATCCTTCAGATGGTTCACATTATTAG
- a CDS encoding YcxB family protein, with protein MDIHILNTTKYNKDLIIKYNQFFSRGYIKKNFIIMTLVAIGFIIYMLANQEYLYALLLVALIIIYFLLTLVLQKFTIKRMLAKSPLVEKPIKQTYEFFNDKVLVKNPQKTYEVPYDSIFSVKKGKDFFLIKAGQNKSLIVDFKGFSTEEDSRKLEEFFIIRFNMKD; from the coding sequence ATGGATATTCATATATTAAATACTACAAAGTATAATAAGGACTTAATCATTAAATACAATCAGTTTTTTTCGAGAGGCTATATAAAGAAGAATTTCATTATAATGACTTTGGTTGCAATAGGCTTTATCATATATATGTTAGCAAACCAAGAATATCTTTATGCATTATTATTGGTTGCTTTAATTATCATATACTTTTTATTGACATTGGTATTACAAAAGTTTACCATTAAAAGAATGTTAGCTAAATCACCTTTAGTGGAAAAACCGATCAAACAAACTTATGAGTTTTTTAATGATAAGGTCTTAGTAAAAAATCCACAAAAGACTTATGAAGTACCCTATGATTCTATATTTTCAGTAAAAAAAGGGAAAGACTTCTTTTTAATTAAGGCCGGCCAAAATAAATCATTAATTGTAGATTTTAAAGGATTTTCAACAGAAGAAGACTCTAGAAAATTAGAAGAGTTCTTTATTATCAGATTCAATATGAAAGACTAG
- a CDS encoding lysophospholipid acyltransferase family protein: MKGTNMIAIFQIILSLLLSLLYTIVYVDFQSIISIISIIGAYLAINIIYILLVIIIFIILVYTTEKVDKASIWKHNLLMTFSNYFFCSLLRVKPIVKGLENLPKNSNFVLYANHIEYNDPFYIKMFYKNSSLTYVSKEPLFKYPVLKNLLHGIGAIPIGKLADRKSLEAILQAIKTVKSGQPIGIFPEGKRSYSNNMGAFKPGAFKVAQKAEADISLVAIYNFHEINRRKIRIKKVKVYLTILPLIKYEDIKGLDTVTISDMAYQLINQELDNYKRTFKE; encoded by the coding sequence ATGAAAGGAACTAATATGATAGCTATTTTTCAGATAATACTTAGTCTCTTATTATCACTTTTATATACTATAGTCTATGTTGATTTTCAATCAATAATATCTATTATTAGTATTATTGGTGCTTATTTGGCTATAAACATAATTTATATTCTATTGGTCATTATAATCTTCATTATATTAGTATATACCACAGAAAAAGTAGATAAAGCTTCTATTTGGAAACATAATCTCTTAATGACTTTTTCTAATTATTTCTTTTGTTCTTTATTAAGAGTTAAACCCATAGTCAAAGGTTTAGAAAATCTACCTAAGAATTCAAATTTCGTATTATATGCTAACCATATTGAATACAATGATCCTTTTTATATTAAAATGTTTTATAAAAACTCATCATTAACCTATGTTTCTAAAGAACCCTTATTTAAATATCCTGTTTTAAAGAATTTATTACATGGTATTGGGGCTATTCCTATAGGGAAGTTAGCTGATCGGAAGTCTTTAGAAGCCATTCTTCAAGCCATAAAAACAGTTAAATCTGGTCAACCGATTGGAATTTTTCCTGAAGGTAAAAGATCCTACTCCAACAACATGGGTGCCTTTAAGCCTGGTGCTTTCAAAGTGGCACAAAAGGCTGAAGCTGATATTTCTTTGGTTGCTATATACAATTTTCATGAAATTAATCGTAGAAAAATTAGAATTAAGAAAGTTAAAGTCTATTTAACAATATTACCTTTAATTAAGTATGAAGATATTAAAGGATTAGATACTGTGACTATATCGGATATGGCTTATCAATTAATTAATCAAGAGTTAGATAATTATAAAAGAACTTTTAAAGAATAG
- a CDS encoding chromate transporter — translation MEIFLKLLELLFTFFKIGLFTFGGGYAMIPLITEEVISKGWETHQTLIDFIAIAESTPGPFAINIATFIGYEQLFIIGAVFTTLGVILPSFIIIVIIAKIFKHFADNKYVVGFLNGAKPVIVGVIFSVGVNFILLNVFSTKKVTLIKDFVFDWKTVTILVSIFLLSKIKDRIHPVVIVLASGVMGYILFGIL, via the coding sequence ATGGAAATCTTTCTTAAGTTACTTGAACTACTTTTCACATTTTTTAAAATAGGATTATTTACTTTTGGTGGTGGCTACGCAATGATTCCTCTAATCACTGAGGAAGTTATCAGTAAAGGATGGGAAACACACCAAACTCTTATTGACTTTATTGCTATTGCAGAGTCTACACCAGGACCATTTGCTATTAATATAGCTACATTTATTGGTTATGAGCAATTGTTTATTATAGGAGCAGTTTTCACTACATTGGGGGTCATATTACCATCATTCATCATTATAGTGATTATCGCAAAGATATTTAAACACTTTGCTGATAATAAATATGTGGTCGGTTTCTTAAATGGTGCAAAACCAGTGATAGTAGGGGTTATATTTTCAGTAGGTGTGAATTTTATACTACTTAATGTATTTAGCACTAAGAAAGTTACACTAATTAAGGATTTTGTTTTTGATTGGAAAACTGTTACTATTTTAGTATCAATATTTTTATTAAGCAAAATAAAAGATAGAATTCACCCAGTAGTTATAGTACTTGCTTCAGGAGTGATGGGCTATATTTTATTTGGTATATTATAA
- a CDS encoding alpha/beta fold hydrolase codes for MKQFVLNDSQNNDIHVYLYEADTSPIGVLQIIHGASEHFARYGLFAQYLNSQGFIVVGHDILGHGLSTDNLNKVHFADKFGHKLAYESIVLVKDWIKENYHDLDHYVFGHSMGSFLARKLVLDYPNAYKKAIFSGSAMPPKPLLLMGKFLTSIISFFRGPQYVSKLIQNMSIDANQKKMRKDGIISGDNEEWLSRDKDIQDYYKHSPMCGQPFTVQANKDMFQWIIESNDDKKIKKGNHYQPILLISGSHDALSNYGKQIQALSEKMISFGYTNVQFKIYPKSRHEVLNELNKNEVYEDVKNFLLT; via the coding sequence GTGAAACAATTTGTCTTAAATGATTCTCAAAATAATGATATCCATGTTTATCTTTATGAAGCTGATACGAGCCCTATAGGTGTTCTCCAAATCATCCATGGTGCCAGTGAGCATTTTGCAAGATATGGTTTATTCGCCCAATATTTAAATTCCCAAGGTTTTATTGTAGTTGGTCATGATATATTAGGACATGGTTTATCCACAGACAACCTTAATAAAGTTCATTTTGCTGATAAGTTTGGTCATAAATTAGCTTATGAATCCATCGTATTGGTCAAAGATTGGATTAAAGAAAACTACCATGATTTAGATCACTATGTATTTGGGCATTCTATGGGATCTTTCTTGGCTAGAAAACTTGTCTTAGATTATCCAAACGCATATAAAAAAGCAATATTTTCTGGTTCCGCGATGCCACCAAAACCTTTGCTATTGATGGGTAAATTTTTAACATCAATTATATCATTTTTTAGAGGCCCTCAATATGTATCAAAATTGATTCAAAACATGAGTATTGATGCCAATCAAAAGAAAATGAGAAAAGATGGAATTATCTCAGGAGATAATGAAGAATGGTTAAGTCGTGATAAAGATATTCAGGATTATTATAAACACTCACCCATGTGTGGACAACCATTTACTGTCCAAGCCAACAAAGATATGTTCCAGTGGATTATTGAGTCTAATGATGATAAAAAAATAAAAAAGGGTAATCATTATCAACCCATCTTACTGATCTCGGGAAGTCATGATGCACTGAGTAATTATGGCAAGCAAATTCAAGCCTTATCTGAGAAAATGATTTCTTTTGGCTACACCAATGTTCAATTCAAAATATATCCTAAATCAAGACATGAAGTATTGAATGAACTTAATAAAAATGAAGTTTATGAGGATGTAAAAAATTTTTTGTTAACGTAA